One region of Desulfomonilaceae bacterium genomic DNA includes:
- a CDS encoding iron-sulfur cluster assembly scaffold protein codes for MDFTVLFSGVSWYPIVACAAVLMLLLSGWILFLNKFNPTLGTMDEPDAVAIAKGNCGDSMKISLKFRRGKVIDASYWTDGCKFSSECGAAATRLALGKTPEEIADIDYMAVKEAVGGIPEEDLHCATLAAGTLQESVRIYCLDLHKSQNQTVSAKM; via the coding sequence TTTACAGTTTTGTTTTCAGGTGTATCTTGGTACCCCATCGTGGCCTGCGCCGCTGTTTTGATGTTGTTGCTAAGTGGATGGATCCTTTTTTTGAACAAATTCAACCCTACCCTTGGAACCATGGATGAACCGGACGCAGTCGCGATTGCAAAGGGAAATTGCGGCGATTCGATGAAAATTTCCCTCAAATTTAGAAGGGGAAAAGTTATAGACGCCAGCTACTGGACAGACGGTTGCAAGTTCAGCAGCGAATGTGGGGCTGCCGCTACTCGTCTGGCTCTGGGAAAAACTCCCGAGGAAATTGCCGATATAGACTATATGGCTGTCAAGGAAGCCGTAGGGGGTATTCCGGAAGAGGATCTGCATTGCGCCACGCTTGCGGCGGGAACTCTACAGGAATCAGTGCGCATTTACTGCCTTGATCTCCACAAGTCACAAAACCAAACTGTCAGCGCGAAAATGTAG